From the Myxococcales bacterium genome, one window contains:
- a CDS encoding UvrD-helicase domain-containing protein, translating into MTLYEETKRRNQALDAIDLLLKLRDLLRDDLTVRGEYQKLFDHLFVDEFQDTDPLQAEVLLYLCEQGPRAKSVDAVVLTPGKLTIVEDPAGRSIASGAPTSACTSACGANHGRRPRRRRAPRELPQRAEEPFSG; encoded by the coding sequence GTGACGCTCTACGAGGAGACGAAGCGGCGAAACCAGGCGCTCGACGCCATCGATCTCCTGCTCAAGCTGCGCGATCTGTTGCGCGATGACCTCACGGTCCGCGGCGAATACCAGAAGCTCTTCGACCACCTCTTCGTCGACGAGTTCCAGGACACCGATCCGCTCCAGGCCGAGGTCCTCCTTTATCTGTGCGAGCAGGGGCCGCGCGCCAAGAGTGTGGACGCCGTGGTGCTCACGCCGGGGAAGCTGACCATCGTGGAAGATCCAGCAGGTCGATCTATCGCTTCCGGCGCGCCGACATCGGCATGTACGAGCGCGTGCGGAGCCAATCATGGCCGGCGACCACGACGCCGTCGAGCTCCGCGCGAACTTCCGCAGCGAGCCGAGGAACCCTTCAGTGGCTGA
- a CDS encoding PD-(D/E)XK nuclease family protein: protein MGLERLLALLDPTRPPDALDGVFPKRGAFPVLPGLSPERPISPTRLGRVLGCPQAFFLSDVLGFREAAELPDGDAIDSLAYGSLFHKLAEDFYRAHGESFVARRARSRRTSPRPKRSPTRSSRSSWTAIRWGARSCARPSALGSSATWRSCSNTIGALTRAPS from the coding sequence GTGGGCCTCGAGCGCCTGCTGGCGTTGCTCGACCCGACCCGACCGCCCGACGCCCTCGATGGCGTGTTCCCCAAGCGCGGGGCGTTCCCCGTGTTGCCAGGCCTCTCGCCGGAGCGCCCCATCTCGCCGACGCGCCTCGGACGCGTCCTCGGATGCCCCCAGGCGTTCTTCCTGTCGGACGTCTTGGGCTTCCGCGAGGCCGCCGAGCTCCCCGACGGCGACGCCATCGATTCGCTGGCCTACGGCTCGCTCTTCCACAAGCTCGCGGAGGACTTCTACCGGGCGCACGGCGAGAGCTTCGTCGCAAGAAGGGCACGCTCGAGGCGCACCTCGCCACGGCCGAAGCGCTCACCGACGCGCTCTTCACGGAGTTCGTGGACGGCTATCCGCTGGGGGGCGCGCTCGTGCGCGAGGCCGAGCGCGCTCGGCTCCAGCGCGACGTGGCGGAGCTGCTCCAATACGATTGGGGCTCTGACGCGCGCGCCTTCGTGA